The sequence below is a genomic window from Streptococcus oralis.
CAGGTTTATTCTCCACCTTTTCCTTAGTCGATGGCAAATCTGGTGCCACAAGAGAACTATCATTAGTCTGTATAGAGGAAGAAGTAGTCTGATCTTCTGCATATACAACACCCGTAGTAATAGATGCAAATACAAGTGGCACAAGTAATAGCGATTTTATATTTTGTTTCTTCATAAGAAAACTCCTTTACATTTGTTATCTTTATCTTACCTTATTTAAAATTACAAATTCATCTAAATCTTAAACGGTCATCAAAACATCTTGAATTGCAAAAACTTCATTAAAAAGGTAAGCATTTCGAAAACACCCACCTTTTTAATGAAGTTTTTTGTCCTGTTGCGACCTTGACAGGTTTATTATAGCACTACTTTTTAATACTCTTTTACTAAAACAAAAGTCTATTTAAAAGATGAATACTTGAGAATACCTACTATTTATTCTATTTTTTACAAATCACGTAAACCAGTTCTATAGATCAATAGTTTCATAACTTTTTCTTACTATGATTTTTATATAGCTTATTATCTAATCTATGTTTTATCAGACTATAGATTGTAATAGGAGTACTTACCAGTACCAAAATATTTCTCCAGAGTTCCGTTGAAATCATGAATACTCTTATGCAAAGAAAAATAGACGCCAATATTAATAAAACTCGGGCAAACAAATCTAAAAAATATACGTATTTTTTCATATTTCTAGTTTCTCCTTCACTCTTACTTTAATATATACTAAATAAGTGAGTTTTCAATTCTAATACTGACTAACGTTCCCTCTGCTCTAGACAAGAGTACTGTAGTATTATCTATTAACTAACCTATATTTAAACTATTCATCGATATTGATATTACTTAGCATATACTTTAAAAATTTAAAAACTTTCATAAGAACTCTAATCTTTTACATTAGCCTATAAATTATTTGTCGCTTATACTTCTCAAAACAGTGCTTTGAGCTATTTGTAACTAGTCTACTAGTTTAATATCTGATTTTCATTAGGCATTAACTAACAGGGGTAGCACAAAAAAACATATTAGTAACCGTGCCTAAACCAACCGCTCCCCACGGACCTGCAAAAACAGCACCTACGCCAATTCCAGCGGAAATTGCAGTTTCACAATCACCAAATTTTTTACCACCTTCAACGCAAGCAAGCATATCAGTATCCATACTCTCAAATTGTTCCATCATTTTTGTATTCATAACAAATACTCCTTTTATATTTTTTATTTTTGTCTTGTTGCAACTTTGACAAGTTTAGTATATCATTGTTTTTTTAAAATTTTTCATCCAAATCTTGAATTGCAAAAACTTCATAAAAAAAGGTAAGTATTTCAAAAACACTTATCCTTTAATTTGAGTTTTTTGTCTTGTTGCAACCTTGACAAGTTTAGTATAGCACTGTTTTAATTTTTTTCACTCAAATCCAGAGTCACAATAAAAATATTAGGAATACATAAACTATAATTAACATATCACCTATACTGTACCCTAGTATCCATATCTAATATTAGATAATTCTCTTAATTTTTTTATCTGATCAGACTGAATTTCAGATAAATGGAGCGCATTTTCAATTAATACATTTGAAATTTCAATGTTCATTCGACTAAGGGTATAAGGAATCGATATACTTCCTTTCTTTAATTCACATTCGTAAGAAATCAATATATCTTTCAAAGGGAGGAGTTGAGAATCACATTTTATATTTTGAATAAGTTCTTCTAATATGATGATAGCTTCACGGCGTCTTTCAACCCCACCAGAAAACCACTTTAACCCTCTCATTATAGAGGTCCACCCGAATTCCAACCTGCATTCCCACCTGAAAATCCATTAACAATAGAATTAGTAAGAATTTTATTTATAGCTTCAGGCCAGTTTACCCAGCAACCTTTAGAGTTATCACAATATAAACCATTACCGTAATATATTGTTTTTCCTCCTACTTTACTCGCAAGCATCTCAGTATCCATAATCTCAAATTGTTCCATCATTTTTAGATTCATGACAAATACTCCTTTTCATTTTTAATTTTTGTCTTGTTACAACTTTGACAAGTTTAGTATATCATTGTTTTTTAAAATTTTTCATCCAAATCTTGAATTGTCATCGAAACGTCTTGAATTGCTCAAAGAGCATAATTTCCTTAGTCAACTAATAAGAAGTGAATAAAATTAAATTCTATTATTCAGAAATCTAATCTTATTCACTTCTCATAATCGATAATTATTTTTAATCTACTATTTTTAGCTAAATATCCTGTGTAAAAAAGTCAGCAAAAATGGTAATGTTGCGAAAATATTATTAATCACATGCACCGCATAGGATGGATAAATGCTCTTGGTATAGCGGGTCAAACCAGCAAAGATGATTCCAACTGTTGCAAAGACGAAGATATCTAACAGACTAGGCAGGCTTGAAAAATGAGGGAGAGCAAATAAAATAGAAGGAAGAAGCAAATCAAGACCAAATCGCGAATGCTTAAAGAAAGCGTGTTGCAGTAATCCTCTATAGATTAACTCTTCCATCAGTGGAACCAGAAAGAACAGGGCTATATAAATACCTAGCTCTGCAAAGTTAGTCCCACTATAACCAATCAATACAGCCCAACCTTCCGCAATTGACTGGACATGTTTAGCTGTCTGAATATTAAAAGATATATGAACTATCGCTACTAGGACTGCCAGAATTGAATAACAGAGCCATTTTTCTCTCGGAACGCGAAAGAGATAGCCATGGCCTGTCTTAACAAGAATCCAAATCATGACTCCGCTAAATAGCAAACTCAAGATATTTTGAATCCAGAAGAAATTTCCTATCTGGGAAGAAAATTGCCAATAGTTTTGGACAATAAGCGTCAGTTGAGAAAGGCCAAATACGAAAAATAGGTAGGATAAAATTGCACTTGTTTTGAATAGAAGCTGGTACTTTTTCATGTAATCCCTCCTTTATAAACTCGGAACATCTCTAATATAAACCATATTCCCCTAAATCCTTACTCTAAATCTTAAGTAGTGCTTGAGATTTCCTGAATGGTTAAAATAAGGGAAATTGGAAAACAGGAATATCTATGTCTTTATTTCAAAAAATCACTGCCTCCCCCAGATAAACCTGAGGAAAACAGTGATTCAGTTTTTAGGAATCAGGAATGAATGTAAGGAGATGCATTTGACATTTTTATAATAAAAATCAAAAAACAAGGTATAATCTTTATTGAAAACAGCCATAAAGGTAATCACTTAAACACTAAGTAAGCCTTCCTACAAGCCATTCTTTACCTCCAATCTCTCTAAAACAAACCATTTTAATAACCAAAATCCGACAACATAGCCAGCACCAAAGAATATAGCTATAAAAGCTATCATGGGATTCAAGAAATAGAAGATCACAACGGACACAAAGGTTAGCACAAAAACATTGAAGGCAATGGTGTCGGAAGCCAAGACTAGAATATAGGGTGTCAACCAGTCTAAGGTTTTCGAATATGGGAAAAATAAGTGTTTATACATGATATATTCCTATACAGTATAGAGAGTATAAACTCAAAGAAATACCCGGATTAATAACTCTCTATACTAACTCAATCCTCTAATGTGGCCATAAAACTGAAGCTGCTGCCCCACCAGCTGCGCAAATCAAATAAATCTGAGGAGTTGGGAAAGGGATTGTCTGCATACAAAGCGAAATCCCCTCAACTGCACCACCTACTCCACTTAAAAATGCATCTGCAAGTTGTTTATCACCAGCTGTTATCGTTGTTAGTTTTTCATCGGATAAAATGAAGAAATTATTGACTGATTGTTCCATTCTTTTCACACTTTCTTTATTAAATTAATTTGGCTAGTAGATAAAAGATAGATTAAGGCATTAAAGATAATGAAAATATGTCCGTAAAATAAAATCAACTTCGCATCCAAACCAAGATACAGTTTGACCATCACAAAGATAAGCAAAAGGATTTGAAACCATAACGTTTTTCCAAAAATAAATTTAAAGCGATTTCGAATTTCTACTTCCTTGATTTTTACCGTTACTCCTTTATTAGCAAGAAGGAAAACTCCTACTTCGAACAAGCCACTGTAGAGAACAAGCCACCCAATCGATACATTAGAGATTTGCAAAAATGTCCCTAAAAGAATATCCAAAATACTAGTCAAGAAAATAACAACAAATAATCTATATCTCATATAAATCTCCTCCTTACTACTATCTTTAAAAGTTTAACTTGCCCTCAAAGCTCCCCAAGCTGCTGTACAGAACTGTGCTCCTAAAATCCCTCCAGCAAGAGTTCCCACAACTGGGATAACACTCCCCAGAGCTGCACCTCCTATTGTACAAACTCCCAATGCTTGAACAACTTCTCCAGCCCCTACTTTATCTCCACCTTCAACGCAAGCGAGCATATCAGTATCCATAATCTCAAATTGTTACATCATTTTTGTATTCATGACAAATACTCCTTTTTTATTTTTAATTTTTAATTTTTGTCCTGTTGCAACCTTGACAAGTTTAGTATATCATTGTTTTTTAAAATTTTTCATCCAAATCTTGAATTGTCATCGAAACGTCTTGAATTGCAAAAACTTCATTATAAAAGGGTGAGTATTTCGAAAATACTCACCCTTTTATACTTCATTAACCTCTACTTTTTATAATACTTCAAACCCCAAATAAGCAAAAGCATGATAAGCAAGCATAGAACCGCGCCAATATAAGCGATTAGTTGTTGGTAAGATTCTCCTGCTGTGATACCTCTATACAAACAGATAATAGACATAAAGCCTGTCAAGCCGATGAACATGAGTTGATTGGTTCTAGGACTAACCAAATCATCATCTTCAAACTCTCTTATCTTCATTTCCCTAGTGAGATAAACAGTAGCCAAAATAGAAGCTAAGTTAATAACCACTAAAAGAAATTGGAAAACCAAGGAAAAATTTAAAAATTGACGAGATAGAAATAGATAAGTAGAGACAAGCAAGGGCAACTGCCCTAGGAACAATCTCGCAAGGAAGATGGTCCGTTTTTTTAAAAATATTTTTTTCATTGCTTTCTCCATTACAATTAAATGACATCTAATCATTTTCTAAAATTTGATAACTTTTGTGAAATGTTTTAGCAGAAACAACTCTATGATTGGTGATATCTATATAATCACCTGGATAACCAAGAACATACATTCCATAACCAGCGAATCCTCCTCCAACTGTTCCAACTAGACCAAACTTGATATTCGTTGCGAGAGAAGTGTTGAGACCTGCCATTAGAATGCGTACATGATTATCCAACCAAACCATATAATTTTTTTGAAAAGCTTCCTCTACCCAACTTGGTTTAGGAGTTGCTTGACCAATTTCCCAAACATCAACAATTTGATTCCCATATTTTGCCTTCATAGCTTCAATCCTTTTTAAATACCATTACATGAGTTTGGAGTTCCCCCTATACCATAAGGACCACATGGTTTTGAAAAATGTATAATAGGCCACTTACCATTTAATTGATCCAAAGTTGGAGAAGGTGCTAGCCCACCCAATAAACCAGCAATCATATCTCCCCAACCTCCGAAACCTCCTTCAACTTTCGCAAGCATATCAGTATCCATAATCTCAAATTGTTCCATCATTTTTGTATTCATGACAAATACTCCTTTTTTATTTTTAATTTTTATCTTGTTGCAACTTTGACAAGCTTAGTATATCATTGTTTTTTAAAATTTTTCATCCAAATCTTGAATTGTCATCGAAACGTCTTGAATTGCAAAAACTTCATTATAAAAGGGTAAGTATTTCAAAAACACTTACCCTTTTATACTTCATTAGCTTCTACTTTTTATAATACTTCAATCCCCAAATGAGCAGAAGCATGATAATCAAGCAGAGAATAGCGCCAATGTAGACAATTAATTGCTGATAGGATTCTGTTGCTGTGATACCTCTATACAAACAAATAATACACATAAAGCCTGTCAAGCCGATGAACATAAGTTGATTGATTCTAGGACTAACCAAATCATCATCTTCAAACTCTCTTATCCTCATTTCCCTAGTAAGGTAAACAGTAACCAAAATAGAAGCTAAATTAATAACCACTAAAAGAAATTGGAAAACTAAGGAAAAATTTAAAAACTGACGAGATAGAAATAGATAAGTGGAGACAAGTAAGGGCAACTGACATAGGAACAATCTCGCAAGGAAGATATTCCGTTTTTTAGCAAGAAAAGTTTTCATTCCTTTTCTTTCTTTTTAATTAAAACAAAATAGATCATAACCGCAATCAGATAGGCTATGGTATAAAATAGATGATACCAAATACTCTCCCTAAGCGGATAAAGAAAGATGGACATGATCAGATACAAGGTTAAAATGATTAATATTTTTTTCTTCATAAGATTTCCTCCTAAATGTATGCTTTAT
It includes:
- a CDS encoding bacteriocin class II family protein, producing MNTKMMEQFESMDTDMLACVEGGKKFGDCETAISAGIGVGAVFAGPWGAVGLGTVTNMFFCATPVS
- a CDS encoding bacteriocin immunity protein, which encodes MRGLKWFSGGVERRREAIIILEELIQNIKCDSQLLPLKDILISYECELKKGSISIPYTLSRMNIEISNVLIENALHLSEIQSDQIKKLRELSNIRYGY
- a CDS encoding leucocin A/sakacin P family class II bacteriocin, whose protein sequence is MNLKMMEQFEIMDTEMLASKVGGKTIYYGNGLYCDNSKGCWVNWPEAINKILTNSIVNGFSGGNAGWNSGGPL
- a CDS encoding CPBP family intramembrane glutamic endopeptidase, translated to MKKYQLLFKTSAILSYLFFVFGLSQLTLIVQNYWQFSSQIGNFFWIQNILSLLFSGVMIWILVKTGHGYLFRVPREKWLCYSILAVLVAIVHISFNIQTAKHVQSIAEGWAVLIGYSGTNFAELGIYIALFFLVPLMEELIYRGLLQHAFFKHSRFGLDLLLPSILFALPHFSSLPSLLDIFVFATVGIIFAGLTRYTKSIYPSYAVHVINNIFATLPFLLTFLHRIFS
- the blpZ gene encoding immunity protein BlpZ, with the translated sequence MYKHLFFPYSKTLDWLTPYILVLASDTIAFNVFVLTFVSVVIFYFLNPMIAFIAIFFGAGYVVGFWLLKWFVLERLEVKNGL
- a CDS encoding Blp family class II bacteriocin, with amino-acid sequence MDTDMLACVEGGDKVGAGEVVQALGVCTIGGAALGSVIPVVGTLAGGILGAQFCTAAWGALRAS
- a CDS encoding bacteriocin class II family protein, whose product is MNTKMMEQFEIMDTDMLAKVEGGFGGWGDMIAGLLGGLAPSPTLDQLNGKWPIIHFSKPCGPYGIGGTPNSCNGI